In the Pungitius pungitius chromosome 5, fPunPun2.1, whole genome shotgun sequence genome, one interval contains:
- the dnajb5 gene encoding dnaJ homolog subfamily B member 5 codes for MGKDYYKTLGIPKGSNEEEIKKAYRRMALRFHPDKNKEANAEEKFKEIAEAYEVLSDPKKRVVYDKLGEEGLRAGGNSSSGVPGGSTYHYTFHGDPHATFASFFGGSNPFDMFFGSNRSHSRSNGFSFHNDHDAEQDMDVDEEDPFAHIGRQFGFPGGVSNGFPGEGRRRKGVPSERLGTGRKHQDPPVVHELKVSLEEIFHGCTKRMKITRRRLNPDGRSMRTEDKILNIIIKKGWKEGTKITFPKEGDETPENIPADIAFVLKDKGHIHFKRDGSNVIFNCKISLKEALCGCTVSIPTLENRVISLPCHDIIKPGTVKRFRGEGLPLPKNPSQRGDLIVEFSVRFPDRIPPQSREIIRQHLPQS; via the exons ATGGGGAAGGACTACTACAAGACCCTGGGCATCCCCAAGGGCTCCAATGAGGAGGAGATCAAGAAGGCCTACCGGCGCATGGCGCTGCGCTTCCACCCCGACAAGAACAAGGAGGCCAATGCTGAGGAGAAGTTCAAGGAGATTGCAGAGGCCTACGAGGTACTCAGCGACCCCAAGAAGAGGGTTGTCTATGATAAGCTAGGAGAGGAAG gTTTAAGGGcaggaggaaacagttcttCAGGGGTTCCTGGCGGCTCAACGTACCACTACACCTTCCACGGAGACCCCCATGCCACTTTTGCCTCCTTCTTTGGAGGCTCTAATccttttgacatgttttttggCTCCAACCGCAGCCACAGCCGCTCAAACGGTTTCTCCTTCCACAACGACCACGATGCAGAGCAGGACATGGACGTGGACGAGGAGGACCCCTTCGCTCATATCGGGAGACAGTTCGGCTTTCCGGGGGGGGTAAGCAACGGCTTCCCGGGGGAGGGCCGCAGGAGGAAGGGGGTGCCGTCAGAGCGCCTGGGGACCGGGCGGAAGCATCAGGACCCTCCGGTGGTCCACGAGCTCAAGGTCTCTCTGGAAGAGATCTTCCACGGCTGCACCAAGCGCATGAAGATTACCCGCCGCAGGCTGAACCCCGATGGTCGCAgcatgaggacagaggacaagaTCCTTAACATTATCATCAAGAAGGGATGGAAGGAGGGGACCAAGATCACCTTCCCAAAGGAGGGGGACGAGACCCCTGAGAACATTCCTGCTGACATAGCCTTCGTGCTCAAAGACAAAGGGCACATCCACTTCAAAAGAGACGGGTCCAACGTCATTTTCAACTGCAAGATTAGTCTCAAAGAG gcGCTGTGTGGCTGCACAGTAAGCATTCCCACGCTGGAAAACCGCGTCATCTCGCTCCCTTGTCACGACATCATCAAGCCGGGGACGGTGAAGCGGTTCAGGGGGGAAGGCCTGCCTTTGCCCAAGAACCCATCCCAGCGCGGAGACCTCATTGTGGAGTTTTCTGTTCGTTTTCCCGACAGGATTCCCCCTCAGTCCAGAGAGATTATCCGACAACACCTCCCCCAGTCATAG